A single region of the Acidithiobacillus acidisediminis genome encodes:
- the lpxA gene encoding acyl-ACP--UDP-N-acetylglucosamine O-acyltransferase, translating to MSAVIDARAAIDPHARIGDGCVIGPFAVIGAGVALGENCRVDAHAVLEGPCTIGPRNHIFPFASIGTAPQDLGYRGEETRLEIGADNTFREFVTINRGTVKGGGTTRIGSHNLFMAYCHVAHDCQIGDRVVMANAATLAGHVIVEDDAILGGLSAVHQFARVGAHAILGGGTMAPLDIPPYMMAAGNHAQLHGINVRGLSRRGFSKEQIHTLKRIYRILFRSGKLLEEAMQEVLAEGLDGAETQRLLDFIRSSKRGITRP from the coding sequence GTGAGCGCCGTGATCGATGCACGCGCGGCGATTGATCCACATGCCCGGATTGGTGATGGCTGTGTTATCGGGCCCTTTGCTGTCATTGGCGCCGGCGTCGCCCTTGGGGAGAATTGTCGGGTGGATGCGCATGCTGTCCTGGAGGGACCCTGTACGATTGGGCCGCGCAACCACATCTTCCCGTTTGCTTCCATTGGTACAGCACCACAGGATCTGGGCTATCGAGGGGAGGAGACCCGACTCGAGATTGGTGCCGACAATACCTTTCGTGAATTTGTCACCATCAATCGTGGTACTGTGAAAGGCGGTGGCACGACGCGTATCGGCTCGCACAATCTCTTTATGGCCTACTGCCATGTTGCCCATGACTGCCAGATCGGTGATCGGGTAGTGATGGCCAACGCGGCAACCTTGGCTGGACACGTGATCGTTGAGGATGATGCCATTCTCGGTGGACTGTCGGCAGTGCATCAGTTCGCCCGGGTCGGCGCACACGCCATTCTTGGGGGTGGGACCATGGCACCTCTGGATATTCCTCCCTATATGATGGCGGCAGGGAATCACGCGCAACTGCACGGCATCAATGTTCGTGGCCTCAGTCGACGCGGCTTTTCCAAGGAGCAGATCCACACGTTGAAACGGATTTACCGGATCCTGTTCCGCTCCGGAAAATTGCTGGAAGAGGCCATGCAGGAAGTCCTGGCAGAGGGCCTGGATGGCGCAGAGACCCAGCGCTTACTCGATTTCATCCGGAGCAGCAAACGGGGGATCACACGGCCATGA
- a CDS encoding DegT/DnrJ/EryC1/StrS family aminotransferase: protein MDQAIPMVDLRAHFAPLRAEILAGIGQILDQSSFILGAEGRALEAELAEYLGVTHGVGCASGTDALLLALRALNIGPGDEVIVPTFTFIATAEAVRYVGATPVFADVEPAYFCVSAASVEPLINERTRAIIPVHLYGQAAPMPELLALAKKHHIPIIEDMAQAIGARLDGQRVGSFGDLACVSFFPSKNLGGAGDGGMVFTQDEDLAKRLRGLRNHGSWQTYHHEVLGYNSRLDEIQALILRKLFRQMDVYNAGRQRAAALYDAALGDLRLQIPARRPGAEHVFHQYTIQVEKRDALRAKLQAEGIASGVYYPIPCHQQTAFADLPQSHCPVAESLKENVLSLPMFPELQEAQVERIGRVIRAHVHNG from the coding sequence ATGGATCAAGCGATCCCTATGGTCGATTTGCGCGCCCATTTTGCGCCGCTGCGTGCGGAAATTCTGGCCGGCATCGGGCAGATTCTCGATCAATCGAGCTTTATCTTGGGTGCCGAAGGACGCGCGTTGGAGGCAGAACTGGCCGAATATCTGGGCGTGACCCACGGGGTCGGTTGCGCCTCCGGTACCGATGCCCTGCTCCTGGCCCTACGCGCGCTGAACATTGGCCCCGGAGATGAGGTCATTGTGCCCACCTTTACCTTCATCGCCACTGCCGAGGCGGTACGCTATGTAGGGGCCACCCCGGTCTTTGCCGATGTCGAGCCTGCGTATTTCTGTGTAAGCGCTGCCAGTGTGGAGCCATTAATCAATGAGCGTACGCGAGCCATCATCCCCGTCCACCTCTATGGCCAGGCGGCACCGATGCCAGAATTACTGGCGCTGGCCAAAAAACACCATATCCCCATCATTGAAGATATGGCGCAAGCAATCGGCGCCCGTCTGGACGGACAGCGGGTGGGCAGCTTTGGCGATCTGGCCTGTGTTTCCTTTTTCCCTAGCAAAAATCTGGGTGGGGCAGGGGATGGTGGCATGGTCTTCACCCAGGATGAAGACTTGGCCAAGCGGCTGCGCGGGCTGCGCAATCACGGTTCTTGGCAGACTTATCACCATGAGGTGCTGGGGTATAACAGTCGCCTCGATGAAATTCAGGCACTGATTCTGCGCAAACTGTTCCGCCAGATGGATGTCTACAATGCGGGTCGGCAGCGGGCTGCTGCGCTGTATGATGCCGCGCTCGGCGATTTACGCCTGCAAATTCCCGCGCGGCGTCCGGGTGCGGAGCATGTCTTCCATCAATACACGATCCAGGTGGAAAAACGGGATGCCCTGCGCGCCAAACTGCAGGCTGAAGGAATCGCCAGCGGTGTTTATTATCCGATTCCCTGTCATCAACAGACGGCCTTTGCGGACCTCCCGCAGAGCCATTGCCCAGTCGCGGAAAGCTTGAAAGAAAACGTGCTGTCATTGCCGATGTTTCCGGAACTGCAGGAGGCGCAGGTGGAGCGGATTGGTCGAGTCATTCGTGCGCATGTACATAACGGATGA
- the lpxD gene encoding UDP-3-O-(3-hydroxymyristoyl)glucosamine N-acyltransferase, whose translation MSIPARREYTLGTLAEALELAYRGDPALQLRAIAPLASAREDELSFLQDGKYLPLLAETRVGALILSSGHAEHYSGPALWSDNPYASFARAMQLLYPEPAVTPWRSPDARVAASARIDASARIEAFVEIAAGAKIGAGVWLEAGVVIGADVEIGAYSHLYPGVKVLAASRLGEACIIHSNAVIGADGFGFAQTASGYEKIPQIGRVLLGTRVEIGANSCIDRGALADTIIGDGVKIDNLVQVGHNVEIGADTVIAGQTGIAGSTRIGRNCRIGGQVGFAGHIVIADGTVIAGQSAITHDIRQAGVYSGVIPAQEARRWRRTVAQLNRLDSVLRRLRGAIGTVPNSSST comes from the coding sequence ATGAGCATTCCAGCACGGCGAGAATATACCCTCGGGACACTGGCTGAAGCCTTGGAACTTGCCTATCGCGGTGATCCAGCCCTGCAACTGCGCGCCATTGCACCCTTGGCAAGCGCGCGGGAAGACGAACTGAGCTTCCTGCAAGATGGGAAATATCTGCCGCTCCTCGCCGAGACGAGGGTGGGAGCGTTGATCCTGTCGTCGGGGCATGCAGAACACTATTCTGGTCCTGCACTGTGGAGCGACAATCCCTACGCGAGTTTCGCGCGCGCCATGCAGTTGCTCTATCCCGAGCCAGCCGTAACCCCCTGGCGTTCGCCAGATGCGCGCGTTGCCGCCAGCGCCAGGATCGATGCTAGCGCGCGCATCGAAGCTTTTGTAGAGATTGCAGCCGGAGCGAAGATTGGTGCCGGGGTGTGGTTGGAGGCAGGGGTGGTGATTGGGGCGGATGTCGAGATTGGCGCGTATTCACACCTCTACCCCGGGGTCAAGGTTTTGGCCGCATCGCGTTTGGGCGAAGCTTGCATCATTCACAGCAACGCCGTCATTGGTGCTGACGGCTTCGGCTTCGCCCAAACGGCGTCCGGCTATGAAAAAATCCCCCAGATTGGCCGCGTTCTACTGGGAACAAGGGTCGAGATCGGCGCCAACAGCTGTATCGATCGCGGCGCTTTGGCAGATACCATCATTGGCGACGGCGTGAAGATCGACAACCTAGTGCAGGTGGGGCATAACGTCGAGATCGGTGCCGATACGGTGATCGCCGGGCAAACCGGCATCGCTGGTAGCACCCGTATCGGACGGAATTGTCGTATTGGTGGCCAGGTTGGGTTCGCCGGCCATATCGTTATTGCCGACGGTACGGTGATTGCCGGGCAGAGCGCCATCACCCATGATATCCGTCAGGCGGGAGTCTATTCTGGTGTCATTCCCGCCCAGGAGGCACGACGCTGGCGCCGCACCGTCGCGCAGCTGAATCGTCTGGATAGCGTTCTGCGCCGTTTGCGCGGAGCGATCGGCACCGTGCCCAATTCCTCTTCCACTTAG
- the fabZ gene encoding 3-hydroxyacyl-ACP dehydratase FabZ: MEGFDIHQILRRLPHRYPFLLVDRILEIEIGKRLRAIKNVTMNEPHFQGHFPDFPVMPGVLIIESLAQAAAILAFVSEDKYGENAAVYFAGIDKARFRRPVTPGDQLILSAEVARRKSGMWQMETVATVDGAVVASALLMATLREREL; the protein is encoded by the coding sequence ATGGAAGGTTTTGATATTCATCAGATCCTACGTCGTTTGCCGCACCGGTACCCGTTCCTGCTGGTGGATCGGATTCTCGAAATTGAGATAGGAAAGCGGCTGCGTGCGATCAAGAACGTCACCATGAACGAGCCTCACTTTCAGGGACATTTCCCGGACTTTCCCGTCATGCCAGGGGTTTTGATCATCGAATCCCTGGCACAGGCAGCCGCAATTTTGGCCTTCGTCTCGGAAGACAAGTATGGCGAAAATGCGGCAGTCTATTTTGCTGGTATCGATAAGGCGCGTTTTCGACGGCCGGTGACACCCGGTGATCAGCTGATTTTGTCGGCGGAGGTGGCACGGCGCAAGTCGGGCATGTGGCAGATGGAAACCGTGGCGACCGTTGATGGCGCGGTGGTCGCTTCGGCCTTGTTGATGGCAACCTTGCGCGAGCGTGAACTGTGA
- the lpxB gene encoding lipid-A-disaccharide synthase has product MTRAFLIAIERSGENLGLDILARCRAAEIEVQWEGVVGTRLQAAGVHNIAAGDALGVMGLVEVARVYGQLRRLFYRIREYLRQTRPDAVVLIDHPAFNLRIAREAKRLGIRVLYVVGPQIWAWRQDRIRQIRARIDEIFLLFPFERSIYTQAGVPAQVLPHPLLAQTAAAPDAAGARAQLQLPDAPILALLPGSREGEIQRLARPMAEAAILWQQSHPEWQLSVALARAELRPLWRREVGTAAGTIQEICGQSTTLLAAADRVLVASGTATLETALLGRPAVVLYAMQRLTFAIAKRLVRVPHIALPNILLGKRVYPEILQEEITPQRLLQELENLPVAAQREALRPLRGLLQGDDEESIATALRRILQGTSG; this is encoded by the coding sequence ATGACACGTGCTTTTCTCATTGCCATTGAGCGCTCCGGGGAAAACCTAGGGCTGGATATCTTGGCGCGCTGTCGGGCGGCCGAGATTGAGGTGCAATGGGAAGGTGTCGTGGGTACGCGTTTACAAGCCGCTGGCGTACACAATATTGCCGCTGGCGACGCGCTCGGGGTGATGGGTCTCGTCGAAGTCGCCCGGGTGTACGGGCAATTACGCCGGCTTTTTTATCGGATTCGCGAGTATCTGCGGCAGACGCGCCCGGATGCCGTGGTGCTGATCGATCATCCCGCCTTTAATCTCCGCATCGCGCGTGAGGCAAAGCGCCTCGGGATCCGCGTGCTCTATGTGGTTGGCCCACAAATTTGGGCTTGGCGCCAGGATCGGATCCGACAGATTCGAGCGCGGATCGACGAAATCTTCCTGCTTTTTCCCTTCGAGCGATCGATCTACACCCAGGCAGGCGTGCCCGCGCAAGTCTTGCCCCACCCATTGCTGGCGCAAACGGCAGCGGCTCCCGATGCCGCGGGCGCGCGCGCCCAATTGCAGCTGCCCGATGCACCAATATTGGCACTGTTGCCCGGTAGTCGAGAGGGCGAGATCCAACGCTTGGCGCGGCCAATGGCAGAAGCCGCAATACTCTGGCAACAATCCCATCCAGAATGGCAGTTGAGCGTTGCCTTGGCGCGTGCGGAACTCCGCCCACTCTGGCGGCGGGAGGTGGGGACGGCGGCGGGGACCATTCAGGAAATCTGTGGCCAGAGTACCACGCTGCTTGCTGCTGCAGACCGGGTACTCGTCGCCTCGGGTACCGCCACACTGGAAACCGCATTGCTGGGGCGGCCAGCCGTTGTGCTCTACGCCATGCAGAGACTGACCTTCGCTATTGCCAAGCGCTTGGTACGCGTGCCCCATATTGCCCTGCCCAATATCTTGTTGGGGAAACGCGTCTATCCAGAGATTCTGCAGGAAGAGATCACCCCGCAACGTCTGCTTCAGGAATTGGAAAATTTGCCTGTAGCGGCCCAACGGGAGGCCTTACGGCCCCTGCGCGGACTCCTGCAAGGCGATGATGAGGAAAGTATCGCAACGGCCTTACGGCGGATCCTGCAGGGAACCAGCGGGTGA
- the dnaE gene encoding DNA polymerase III subunit alpha, translated as MTPGFVHLHVHSEYSLEDGIIPVKKLVQRCAELQMPAVAVTDHGNLFALVKFYNAARAVGIKPIIGAELWLQGESPSDPSASLVLLCRDHSGFRALSHLLSRAFLEGLQDGKPRIRRAWLQQEDRSGLIALSAAGQGEIGQAVLRDPEHARQLAKRYVDLFPNSLYLEIQRNGEVEQDALNEASIALALELSLPLVATNNAHFLDADDFPAFDARQCIAAGYTLADERRPRRFTPEHRLSSAEEMLERFADLPEACANTIEIAKRCNVTLQLGHYTLPDYPTPDGSPIESYFRKAAEQGLQERLQALALPERETLPYRERLLREVDVILQMGFPGYFLIVADFIQWAKDHGVPVGPGRGSGAGSLVAYALRITDLDPIANALLFERFLNPERVSMPDFDVDFCMDQRDRVIQYVAEKYGRDRVGQIITFGTMKARAVVRDVGRVLNLPYGFVDQLAKLVPRDLGMTLAKALEESEELRRRQQEEDDVRELLDIALRLEGLPRHASTHAGGVVISPEPLADRLPLFTDGSEGSGNVTQLDKDDVEKMGLVKFDFLGLRTLTIIDIALRAINAERQLAGAETLDMARLPLDDSETFALLKSTDTVAVFQLESSGMRDLIRRLQPDNFEDIVALVALFRPGPLQSGMVDDFIARKHGKAKVQYPHPLLEPILKDTYGVIVYQEQVMQCAQILANYSLGGADLLRRAMGKKKPEEMAKQREIFLAGAAKNGIEVHQATAIFDLMEKFAEYGFNKSHSAAYALVSYQTAYLKAHYPRHFMAAVLTADMDHTDKVVAMISECRRMGMAILPPCIQRSELAFRPEGEGLRYGLGAIKGLGRGAVQAILDTRMEKGQFRSFYDFLCRIDGQRLNRRSVEALIKAGALDALEIPRAQLLASLDNFLEAAQQQQRAAASAQSSLFAEEGGAENYASPELAPIAEEAGSQLVGERETLGFYLSDHPLRIARPGLQQLGVIEIARLAAGEQVLIAGMVVARRSMRTKRGDRMLFLTLEDETGRVEAVVFAETWRRYSGQISDEQALLILGEASEDSYAGGLRLTAQQLLSVEEAHIGLARLLVLRIPEADFPVAELQGLVTAHPGTTILRILLPVAAGQALAVLDCPQGIAANAEFRAALDRLLDPKQQEWQYAPPTNLLANVVSLSEERQRRQRSA; from the coding sequence ATGACACCCGGTTTTGTCCATCTGCATGTACACTCCGAGTATTCCCTCGAGGATGGAATCATTCCCGTCAAAAAGCTGGTGCAGCGCTGTGCGGAGTTGCAAATGCCGGCAGTGGCCGTCACCGATCACGGCAATCTCTTCGCCCTCGTCAAATTTTATAATGCCGCCCGGGCGGTGGGCATCAAACCCATCATCGGGGCCGAACTTTGGCTGCAAGGCGAAAGCCCCTCTGATCCTAGTGCAAGCCTGGTCCTGCTCTGTCGGGATCACAGCGGATTTCGCGCCTTGAGCCATCTTCTCTCGCGCGCCTTTCTGGAGGGCCTGCAGGATGGCAAGCCGCGCATTCGGCGTGCCTGGTTGCAGCAGGAAGACCGTAGCGGATTGATTGCCCTTTCGGCAGCAGGGCAGGGGGAAATCGGACAGGCGGTACTGCGCGATCCGGAGCATGCACGGCAACTGGCAAAGCGTTACGTTGATCTGTTTCCAAACAGTCTTTATCTGGAGATACAACGCAATGGCGAGGTAGAGCAGGATGCCTTGAACGAGGCCAGCATCGCCCTCGCTTTGGAGCTGAGCCTTCCCCTGGTGGCGACCAACAATGCCCACTTTCTGGATGCCGACGATTTTCCTGCCTTCGATGCCCGCCAATGTATCGCCGCTGGCTACACCTTGGCGGATGAGCGGCGCCCCCGCCGCTTCACCCCCGAACATCGTCTGTCGAGTGCGGAAGAGATGCTCGAGCGCTTTGCAGATCTTCCAGAGGCCTGCGCCAATACCATAGAGATCGCAAAACGCTGCAACGTTACCCTACAACTGGGCCATTACACCCTGCCGGACTATCCCACCCCCGATGGCAGTCCCATTGAGAGCTACTTTCGTAAGGCAGCAGAGCAAGGCCTGCAAGAGCGACTGCAGGCGCTTGCGCTTCCCGAACGCGAGACCTTGCCCTATCGGGAAAGGCTGCTGCGGGAGGTCGATGTCATCCTGCAAATGGGTTTTCCGGGTTACTTCCTCATCGTTGCCGATTTCATCCAGTGGGCCAAGGACCATGGCGTGCCGGTAGGTCCGGGACGCGGGTCTGGTGCGGGCTCACTGGTGGCCTACGCCCTGCGTATCACTGACCTGGATCCGATTGCCAATGCCCTGCTCTTTGAGCGTTTTCTGAATCCGGAGCGCGTCTCCATGCCCGACTTTGACGTCGATTTCTGCATGGATCAGCGCGATCGCGTCATTCAGTATGTCGCCGAAAAATATGGCCGCGATCGCGTGGGCCAGATCATCACCTTCGGCACCATGAAAGCGCGGGCGGTGGTTCGCGACGTAGGGCGAGTGCTCAATCTCCCTTATGGTTTTGTCGATCAGCTGGCCAAGCTGGTACCGAGGGATCTCGGCATGACCCTGGCTAAGGCGCTGGAAGAATCGGAGGAACTGCGACGACGGCAACAGGAAGAAGACGATGTGCGCGAACTGCTCGACATCGCTCTGCGCCTGGAGGGTCTGCCGCGTCATGCCTCGACCCATGCGGGAGGGGTGGTGATTTCCCCCGAACCTCTGGCCGATCGCCTGCCGCTCTTCACCGACGGCTCCGAGGGCAGCGGTAACGTCACCCAGCTCGACAAGGATGATGTCGAAAAGATGGGACTGGTGAAATTCGATTTTCTCGGTTTGCGGACCCTGACCATCATCGACATCGCCTTGCGCGCTATCAATGCCGAACGTCAGCTTGCTGGCGCGGAAACTCTGGACATGGCGCGTCTGCCTTTGGACGATTCTGAAACCTTTGCACTGCTGAAATCCACAGATACGGTGGCGGTATTCCAGCTCGAATCTTCTGGTATGCGTGACCTTATTCGTCGTCTGCAGCCTGACAATTTCGAGGACATCGTTGCCCTCGTAGCCCTGTTTCGTCCTGGTCCGCTGCAGTCGGGAATGGTTGATGATTTCATCGCCCGCAAGCACGGCAAGGCCAAGGTGCAATACCCCCATCCTCTACTCGAACCTATCCTGAAGGACACCTACGGAGTGATTGTCTATCAGGAGCAGGTGATGCAGTGCGCGCAAATCTTGGCGAACTATTCTCTCGGCGGTGCCGACCTGCTGCGCCGTGCCATGGGCAAGAAAAAACCAGAAGAGATGGCCAAGCAGCGCGAGATCTTTCTTGCCGGTGCGGCAAAGAACGGCATCGAAGTCCATCAGGCGACGGCGATCTTCGATTTGATGGAAAAATTTGCCGAATATGGTTTCAACAAGTCGCACTCTGCGGCCTATGCCTTGGTTTCGTATCAAACGGCGTATCTAAAGGCCCATTATCCCCGGCACTTCATGGCCGCCGTCCTGACTGCAGATATGGATCACACTGATAAGGTGGTCGCCATGATCAGCGAATGTCGGCGGATGGGGATGGCAATCCTGCCTCCTTGTATCCAGCGCAGTGAGCTGGCCTTCCGTCCAGAAGGAGAAGGCCTGCGCTATGGGCTCGGTGCCATCAAGGGACTCGGGCGCGGAGCAGTGCAGGCGATCCTCGACACGCGGATGGAAAAAGGCCAATTTCGCAGTTTTTATGACTTTCTCTGCCGTATTGATGGACAGCGACTGAACCGCCGCAGTGTTGAGGCGCTCATCAAGGCTGGGGCGCTCGATGCCCTCGAAATTCCGCGTGCACAGCTGCTTGCCTCTTTGGACAATTTTCTGGAAGCGGCGCAGCAGCAACAGCGTGCTGCCGCCAGCGCGCAGTCCTCCTTGTTTGCTGAGGAGGGGGGCGCTGAGAACTATGCCAGTCCAGAGCTGGCACCCATTGCGGAAGAAGCGGGCAGCCAACTCGTTGGCGAGCGAGAAACCCTGGGCTTCTATCTGAGCGACCATCCTTTGCGCATCGCTCGACCTGGCCTACAACAACTGGGGGTCATCGAAATCGCTCGCCTAGCTGCTGGTGAGCAGGTCCTGATCGCCGGCATGGTGGTAGCACGACGGAGCATGCGCACCAAACGCGGGGACCGGATGTTATTCCTGACCCTCGAGGATGAGACCGGACGCGTGGAGGCGGTCGTCTTTGCCGAGACCTGGCGGCGCTACTCGGGTCAGATCAGCGATGAACAGGCCTTACTGATTTTGGGGGAGGCAAGTGAAGACAGTTATGCTGGAGGACTGCGCCTGACGGCGCAGCAGCTGCTCAGTGTGGAAGAAGCGCATATCGGCTTGGCACGGCTCTTGGTGTTGCGCATTCCGGAGGCAGATTTTCCCGTCGCGGAACTACAGGGGC
- a CDS encoding ribonuclease HII, whose protein sequence is MEHLGPEVAGVDEAGRGPLAGPVLVAAVMLARPIPGLRDSKKLRPRQREFLAAQIRREARAWAIVSASTWEIERDNILAATLQAMGRALRALPVRPRRILVDGNRVLPSWNAEAMVGGDDQVDAIAAASILAKVARDREMLLLDQHYPLYGFAQHQAYGTARHLQSLQRFGVTPLHRRGFAPVARILEQGI, encoded by the coding sequence ATGGAGCACCTCGGGCCAGAGGTTGCCGGGGTAGATGAGGCGGGCCGCGGACCCTTGGCGGGTCCAGTGCTGGTAGCGGCGGTCATGCTGGCACGGCCGATACCGGGCTTGCGCGACTCCAAAAAACTGCGCCCACGGCAACGCGAGTTCCTGGCAGCACAAATTCGTCGCGAGGCACGTGCCTGGGCTATCGTCTCCGCCAGCACCTGGGAGATTGAACGCGACAATATCCTTGCCGCCACCCTGCAGGCCATGGGCCGCGCCCTTCGCGCATTACCGGTACGGCCGCGACGCATTCTCGTGGACGGGAATCGCGTCTTGCCGAGCTGGAATGCGGAGGCTATGGTAGGGGGGGATGATCAGGTCGATGCCATCGCTGCGGCCAGCATCCTGGCCAAGGTTGCCCGCGATCGGGAAATGCTGCTGCTGGACCAGCACTATCCACTCTACGGTTTCGCGCAGCACCAGGCCTACGGTACCGCACGGCACCTGCAGTCCCTGCAGCGTTTTGGGGTGACCCCTCTGCATCGGCGCGGTTTTGCGCCGGTCGCACGCATACTGGAACAAGGAATATGA
- a CDS encoding OmpH family outer membrane protein — translation MRGCWKCYIVVLFCGLLVAPWTLADTPKIGFVDLDKALRELPEAQVGAKALNQLIAEKEKAIEQKQQQIVSTQKALEEDFPKLNNADRQKREAQLQGMVMDLQKMRQTAQDQINLQRNQILESIQARLVRVVTRIGKQGHYTLILNDKSVLYVSGAIDLTQQVVAAMEKPKTGSAK, via the coding sequence ATGCGTGGTTGCTGGAAATGCTACATCGTCGTTTTGTTCTGCGGCCTTTTGGTCGCTCCTTGGACGCTGGCGGACACGCCCAAAATTGGGTTTGTTGACCTGGACAAGGCACTGCGCGAACTGCCGGAGGCACAGGTTGGGGCCAAGGCCCTCAATCAACTGATCGCCGAAAAAGAAAAGGCCATCGAACAGAAACAGCAACAGATTGTCAGCACTCAAAAAGCCCTGGAAGAGGACTTTCCCAAGCTAAATAACGCCGATCGGCAAAAGCGCGAGGCGCAGCTACAGGGTATGGTCATGGACTTGCAGAAAATGCGACAAACAGCGCAAGATCAGATCAACTTGCAACGAAATCAGATCCTGGAAAGCATTCAGGCGCGGCTGGTTCGCGTGGTTACCCGGATCGGGAAGCAGGGACACTATACCCTGATCCTCAACGACAAGTCCGTGCTCTATGTCAGTGGCGCCATTGATCTCACCCAGCAAGTGGTCGCAGCCATGGAAAAACCGAAGACGGGATCCGCAAAATGA
- a CDS encoding Gfo/Idh/MocA family protein, with amino-acid sequence MTELRTGVVGVGHLGRFHAQKYARISQLQGLYDTDIERAHSVAQELGCRAYDDLETLLGEVDAISIVTPTLHHHRVAKAAIARGIHCLVEKPFTFTLEEADDLIQQAKAQGAILAVGQIERAQIVMQHLRSQGFPPPRYIEAERLAPFKPRSLDVDVIMDLMIHDLDLVLMLGNSSLQEVRAVGVAAVTEQADMANAWVTLSNGSVANLAASRVVREAVRRMRIFWPDRYASVDFLQNRLTFYRRGAGQVPGIPGVKEEVIDLQPVDALDHEISAFLDAISGHGKVLCQAEEGRDALAAALAVRHAVAEFLAVSSHAAQFKGEQ; translated from the coding sequence ATGACGGAACTGCGTACGGGAGTCGTCGGCGTCGGTCATCTCGGCCGCTTTCACGCCCAGAAATATGCTCGCATTTCCCAATTGCAGGGGCTCTACGACACCGATATCGAGCGCGCCCATAGCGTTGCCCAGGAACTTGGCTGCCGTGCCTACGATGACCTAGAGACACTGCTTGGCGAGGTCGATGCGATCTCTATCGTCACGCCTACTCTCCATCATCACCGCGTCGCCAAAGCGGCAATCGCGCGGGGTATACATTGTTTGGTAGAGAAACCCTTTACCTTCACGTTGGAAGAAGCAGACGATCTCATTCAACAGGCAAAAGCGCAGGGCGCCATACTCGCAGTAGGACAGATCGAACGTGCCCAGATCGTGATGCAACACCTGCGCAGCCAGGGATTCCCTCCGCCACGCTATATCGAAGCGGAGCGTCTTGCGCCGTTCAAGCCGCGTTCCCTCGACGTGGACGTGATCATGGATCTCATGATTCATGATCTTGACCTTGTGCTCATGCTAGGCAACTCCTCCCTGCAGGAAGTCCGCGCCGTGGGTGTAGCTGCAGTCACTGAACAAGCAGACATGGCCAATGCCTGGGTGACGCTCAGCAATGGCAGTGTTGCCAATCTGGCGGCGTCCCGGGTGGTGCGCGAGGCCGTGCGACGGATGCGGATTTTTTGGCCCGATCGGTATGCCTCTGTCGACTTTCTCCAGAATCGGTTGACCTTTTATCGTCGCGGCGCGGGACAAGTCCCGGGTATCCCCGGAGTCAAAGAGGAAGTCATCGATCTGCAACCCGTAGACGCACTGGACCATGAAATATCGGCGTTTCTTGACGCCATCTCCGGACACGGCAAAGTGCTGTGCCAGGCAGAAGAAGGACGAGACGCCCTGGCCGCCGCCCTGGCCGTACGCCACGCGGTCGCAGAGTTCCTTGCAGTATCGTCTCATGCCGCACAGTTCAAGGGAGAACAATAA